In Paenibacillus sp. FSL M7-0420, a single genomic region encodes these proteins:
- a CDS encoding stalk domain-containing protein produces the protein MKNSKWIGAALASALLVTGGAVSVLATSSQVSAAAVKTAAVEGSMSWSINGTPVTLSTINSGGYKLYSLSQVAAELGAGFVHGSSGIQLNDSKGLHSVQLQPGVKSYQVDGETLEFTVAPVVRNSKTYVELTKLVTALGGELVADAHTILSFARPAGSFDTLHWSADGGLIANRSDAESTLLYKFTQTPGNYDLFSSSQGAVDFAVSADQQWGAFSDETGQLKLINLSTGLISPLGKDTSVKTDIVWSSDGKTLYFVQGDKQEKLAQISVETGEIKALLEDKVENKSELRISADGKSAVYIVNITGTAKNDADSTEDSLTVDFSKAGEQLYKLDLTTKGAKPAALTTTPDNKLYPEILADGSVTYLSADADGNAANTLKLIAADGKSTDVALGAEVNWSTGISTGLVVSGATADGSTVIYSIAGSAAPVELYRTAEDVSEVAVSADGSKLAIISDGKVLVIQNGKALQLSVSPEAAN, from the coding sequence TTGAAGAATAGTAAATGGATCGGCGCGGCTCTGGCTTCTGCACTTCTCGTAACAGGGGGAGCTGTTAGTGTTCTGGCCACAAGCAGCCAAGTAAGTGCCGCAGCTGTGAAAACAGCAGCCGTAGAGGGCAGCATGTCCTGGAGCATCAACGGTACGCCGGTTACACTCAGCACCATTAACAGCGGCGGATACAAGCTCTATTCATTGAGCCAGGTAGCCGCAGAGCTGGGAGCAGGATTTGTGCACGGCAGCAGCGGAATCCAGCTGAATGACAGCAAAGGTCTACATAGTGTACAGCTCCAGCCTGGCGTGAAAAGCTATCAGGTGGATGGCGAAACCCTGGAATTCACAGTGGCCCCGGTTGTACGTAACAGCAAAACGTATGTGGAGCTGACGAAGCTGGTTACGGCGCTTGGCGGTGAGCTTGTGGCCGATGCCCATACGATTCTGAGCTTTGCCCGGCCCGCCGGTTCATTCGATACTCTTCACTGGAGCGCTGACGGCGGCCTGATTGCGAACAGAAGCGACGCTGAATCCACCCTGCTCTATAAATTCACCCAGACTCCAGGCAACTATGATCTGTTCTCTTCTAGCCAAGGCGCGGTGGATTTCGCAGTCTCCGCCGACCAGCAGTGGGGCGCGTTCAGCGATGAGACCGGCCAGCTGAAGCTGATCAACCTGTCCACCGGCTTAATCAGTCCGCTCGGCAAGGACACCAGCGTGAAGACAGATATCGTGTGGTCCAGTGACGGCAAGACGCTCTATTTCGTCCAGGGCGACAAGCAGGAGAAGCTGGCACAGATTTCAGTAGAGACCGGAGAGATCAAGGCTCTGCTTGAGGATAAAGTGGAGAACAAATCGGAGCTTCGCATATCGGCAGACGGCAAAAGTGCAGTGTACATCGTCAACATCACCGGTACCGCGAAGAATGATGCCGACAGCACAGAAGATTCACTTACCGTAGACTTCAGCAAGGCCGGAGAACAGCTCTATAAGCTGGATCTTACGACCAAAGGTGCTAAGCCGGCAGCCTTGACTACTACGCCTGACAACAAGCTGTATCCTGAGATTCTGGCAGACGGCAGCGTGACCTACCTGAGTGCAGATGCAGACGGCAATGCCGCTAACACACTGAAGCTGATTGCAGCAGACGGTAAAAGCACAGATGTTGCCCTCGGTGCAGAGGTGAACTGGTCCACAGGGATTAGCACGGGCCTTGTGGTCTCCGGGGCTACAGCGGACGGCAGCACGGTAATCTACTCTATTGCAGGCAGTGCAGCTCCGGTTGAACTGTACCGGACAGCTGAAGATGTATCGGAAGTGGCGGTATCGGCAGACGGCAGCAAGCTGGCTATTATCAGCGACGGCAAGGTACTGGTCATTCAGAACGGCAAAGCGCTGCAATTGTCAGTCTCACCGGAAGCTGCTAATTAA
- a CDS encoding ABC transporter ATP-binding protein → MDEGKPVIAVTHVNRAFGNKTVLKDITLQVNQAETFGILGPSGSGKTTLVKLLTGIDEVTSGEVTVLGVRMPKLAMLQQIGYMAQSDALYNELSAKENLEFFAALYGLKGGDRTRRIGDVMELVNLQEHLRRRVDQYSGGMKRRLSLAIALLHEPPLLLLDEPTVGIDPVLRQSIWKELKALNRKGTTIVLTTHVMDEAEKCDRLAMIRDGVLLAADTPAGLLEATGTASIEEAFLCYGGVRR, encoded by the coding sequence ATGGATGAGGGGAAGCCTGTCATTGCGGTTACTCATGTGAACCGGGCTTTTGGTAATAAAACGGTGTTGAAGGATATTACGCTTCAGGTGAATCAGGCAGAGACCTTCGGGATTCTGGGGCCATCCGGCTCCGGCAAAACCACGCTGGTCAAGCTGCTTACAGGTATAGACGAGGTAACCTCCGGTGAGGTCACCGTGCTGGGGGTGCGGATGCCGAAGCTTGCCATGCTCCAGCAAATCGGATATATGGCCCAGTCGGATGCCTTGTATAACGAGCTTAGCGCCAAGGAGAATCTGGAGTTCTTCGCCGCGCTCTATGGACTGAAGGGAGGCGACCGCACGCGGCGGATCGGGGATGTGATGGAACTGGTGAACCTGCAGGAGCATCTGCGGAGGCGGGTGGACCAATATTCCGGCGGCATGAAGCGCCGGCTGTCCCTGGCGATTGCCCTGCTGCACGAGCCGCCGCTGCTGCTGCTGGATGAACCGACCGTCGGCATCGATCCGGTGCTGCGCCAGTCCATCTGGAAGGAGCTGAAGGCGCTGAACCGCAAGGGAACAACGATTGTGCTGACTACGCATGTGATGGATGAGGCGGAGAAATGTGACCGGCTGGCGATGATCCGGGACGGCGTGCTGCTGGCGGCTGATACTCCGGCCGGACTGCTTGAGGCTACCGGCACCGCCAGCATTGAAGAAGCCTTCCTCTGCTATGGAGGTGTAC
- a CDS encoding phosphate ABC transporter substrate-binding protein, whose product MKMFKKFTVTALTAVIAVTASFAGVAAAADSLKGKITVNGSTALLPLTLQAAKEFQKLHPKVKIAASGKGSVTGPQAVKKGIADIGACDWDASIDVPGFKAFDGQVANKVAVIPFATIVNKNVGVDNLTTEQLKGIYAGKITNWKEVGGSDANIVVITRAFGSGTRVNYQAKALGGGDIVKKEKNYKETGSSGDMKTAIGTTPNAIGYIDLVYVTGNDIKAVKFNGVEATTDNVINGSYKIWAYGYYMTKGQPTGATKEFIEYVQSKKFQQGSLKKLKFIPISAMQS is encoded by the coding sequence ATGAAGATGTTCAAAAAATTCACAGTTACAGCACTTACCGCGGTGATCGCGGTTACCGCATCCTTTGCAGGGGTAGCCGCAGCAGCGGACAGCCTCAAAGGTAAAATCACCGTTAACGGTTCTACGGCCCTGCTTCCGCTGACGCTGCAGGCCGCTAAGGAATTCCAGAAGCTGCACCCTAAAGTGAAGATCGCCGCTTCCGGCAAAGGCTCCGTGACCGGACCGCAGGCCGTGAAGAAGGGGATTGCCGATATCGGAGCCTGCGACTGGGATGCCAGCATTGATGTTCCGGGCTTCAAGGCCTTTGACGGACAGGTGGCGAACAAGGTCGCGGTGATTCCTTTTGCAACCATCGTTAATAAGAATGTCGGAGTCGACAACCTGACTACAGAGCAGCTTAAAGGCATCTACGCCGGTAAAATCACGAACTGGAAAGAGGTCGGCGGATCGGACGCGAATATCGTAGTGATCACCCGTGCCTTCGGCTCCGGTACGCGCGTTAACTATCAGGCCAAGGCGCTGGGCGGCGGAGATATCGTGAAGAAAGAGAAGAACTACAAGGAAACCGGCTCCAGCGGCGACATGAAAACAGCTATAGGTACAACGCCTAACGCTATCGGCTACATCGACCTTGTATATGTAACCGGCAATGATATCAAGGCTGTAAAGTTCAATGGTGTGGAAGCTACTACGGATAACGTGATCAACGGCTCGTACAAGATCTGGGCCTACGGCTACTACATGACGAAGGGCCAGCCTACCGGCGCGACCAAAGAATTCATCGAATATGTACAGAGCAAGAAGTTCCAGCAGGGCTCGCTTAAGAAGCTTAAGTTCATTCCAATCTCTGCGATGCAATCCTAA
- the pstC gene encoding phosphate ABC transporter permease subunit PstC: MGAPVHGLTAKTQTSLEEVKRNTKRHRRHLLGNSISRYYFLFSILALCLVLGLVIVFIGKTALLLFTRISPQDFFFSFNWTPEEDAFGAAAFIVNTLSLTALTLVIAVPISVGMAVLCAEIAPNWLKSFIRPVLDLLVGIPSIVYGYLGLTVLLPFLRRVSGEGLGDGLLAAALVLALMVLPTICRISDDAIVAVPRKYRDAAYALGSTRLQVIMRVVLPAASRGIISAVILGMTRAVGETMAVVMVIGNTPQLAKSLFAPTSVLTSNIVMQISNVEFDSTWNYSLHMMAFLLLLISFVLILIIRLLGRKRRDA, encoded by the coding sequence ATGGGGGCACCGGTTCATGGCCTGACAGCAAAGACACAGACAAGCCTAGAGGAAGTTAAACGTAACACCAAGCGGCACCGCAGACATCTGCTGGGCAACAGCATCTCCCGTTATTATTTCTTATTCAGCATCCTTGCGCTCTGTCTTGTGCTGGGACTAGTTATTGTATTCATTGGCAAAACGGCGCTGCTGCTCTTCACCCGCATCTCCCCGCAGGACTTCTTCTTCTCGTTCAACTGGACGCCGGAAGAGGATGCCTTCGGCGCCGCCGCCTTCATCGTAAATACATTGTCGCTTACCGCGCTGACCCTGGTCATCGCCGTGCCCATCTCGGTCGGGATGGCTGTGCTCTGTGCAGAGATTGCCCCGAATTGGCTGAAGAGCTTCATCCGTCCGGTGCTTGATCTGCTGGTCGGCATTCCTTCTATTGTATACGGCTATCTGGGCTTGACCGTGCTGCTGCCCTTCCTGCGCAGAGTCAGCGGAGAAGGTCTCGGGGACGGGCTGCTTGCCGCCGCACTCGTGCTGGCATTGATGGTGCTGCCGACCATCTGCCGGATCAGCGATGATGCGATTGTGGCTGTTCCGCGCAAATACCGTGACGCTGCCTATGCGCTCGGCTCGACCCGCCTGCAGGTCATTATGCGCGTCGTTCTGCCCGCTGCCAGCCGGGGCATTATCTCGGCGGTCATTCTTGGCATGACCCGCGCAGTCGGGGAGACTATGGCGGTGGTGATGGTCATCGGCAATACGCCGCAGCTGGCGAAGAGCCTGTTCGCACCCACCTCGGTGCTGACCAGTAATATCGTGATGCAGATCTCCAACGTGGAGTTCGACTCCACCTGGAACTATTCCTTGCATATGATGGCCTTCCTGCTGCTGCTGATCTCGTTTGTACTGATTCTGATTATCCGGCTCCTGGGCCGCAAACGGAGGGATGCCTGA